A genomic region of Vampirovibrio chlorellavorus contains the following coding sequences:
- the fabD gene encoding ACP S-malonyltransferase, whose translation MSKVAFVFPGQGSQSVGMGRDFAETPTGRNVYETFDRIVAPNLSQVCFEGPETELRRTLYTQPAILATAIAALDLFREKCRLQPSVLAGHSLGEYGALYAAGVISLEAAAQLVKRRSELMEAAPTGAMSAVLGLDGDAVDAVVAAYRQASQSVIAVANYNTDGQVVISGTPQAVEEVSVKLKEAGAKRVMPLPVGGAFHSPLMTPAAESFAGYLSDFTFENAAVPVITNVDAALTTAGPEAQKKLGQQIDHSVRWTQTMTRMIQAEGVDTVIEFGPGKVLTGMVKKMFPDVHIYNVLDMASLEAVSAELNAALVSA comes from the coding sequence ATGAGTAAAGTTGCCTTTGTGTTTCCCGGTCAGGGTTCTCAGTCGGTGGGCATGGGTCGGGATTTCGCCGAAACACCCACTGGCCGAAACGTTTATGAAACTTTTGACCGTATTGTGGCTCCCAACCTCAGTCAGGTTTGTTTTGAGGGTCCGGAAACGGAGCTGCGACGCACGTTGTACACTCAGCCAGCCATTTTGGCGACTGCGATCGCCGCTTTGGATTTATTCCGGGAAAAATGTCGGCTCCAGCCGTCCGTGTTGGCCGGGCATAGCCTGGGGGAATATGGCGCTCTGTACGCCGCGGGCGTGATTTCTCTGGAAGCGGCCGCGCAGCTGGTGAAACGGCGTTCCGAATTGATGGAAGCAGCTCCCACTGGGGCCATGAGTGCCGTGTTGGGTCTGGATGGAGACGCGGTGGATGCCGTGGTGGCCGCTTATCGCCAGGCCAGCCAGTCGGTCATTGCCGTGGCCAACTACAACACCGATGGCCAGGTGGTGATTTCCGGTACGCCGCAAGCGGTGGAAGAGGTCTCCGTGAAGCTCAAAGAAGCTGGGGCCAAGCGGGTCATGCCGTTACCGGTGGGCGGGGCCTTTCACTCTCCGTTGATGACCCCGGCGGCCGAGTCTTTTGCGGGCTACTTGAGCGATTTTACGTTTGAGAATGCCGCTGTTCCTGTGATTACCAATGTGGACGCCGCCTTGACCACGGCAGGCCCAGAGGCTCAGAAAAAACTGGGTCAGCAAATTGACCACTCGGTGCGTTGGACCCAGACCATGACCCGCATGATTCAGGCCGAGGGTGTGGATACGGTGATTGAGTTCGGGCCGGGCAAGGTGTTGACTGGCATGGTCAAAAAAATGTTCCCCGACGTACATATTTACAACGTGTTGGACATGGCCTCTCTGGAGGCGGTCAGTGCCGAGCTGAACGCGGCGTTGGTTAGCGCCTAG
- the fabG gene encoding 3-oxoacyl-[acyl-carrier-protein] reductase — protein sequence MSNQSGKAAIVTGGSRGIGRAIVKALAEAGYNVAFSYASNQAAAEEVEAMVKGFGVDALAVKSDAASVTDAQALIEQAHKRFGRIDALVNNAGITRDGLLMRMSDEDWAKVIDTNLAGAFYTCRAASRIMLKQRAGAIVNISSVVGVFGNAGQANYAASKAGLIGFTKSLAKEFGSRGVTANVLAPGFIETDMTESVPKEQLLQHIPLGRLGAPEDIAKAVLFLITSGDYITGQVIHVDGGLVF from the coding sequence ATGAGCAATCAATCAGGTAAAGCAGCCATTGTGACCGGTGGCAGTCGTGGCATTGGCCGGGCTATCGTAAAGGCACTGGCCGAGGCGGGCTACAACGTGGCTTTCAGTTATGCCTCCAATCAGGCCGCCGCTGAGGAAGTGGAGGCCATGGTCAAGGGCTTTGGCGTGGATGCGTTGGCTGTTAAATCAGATGCTGCCAGTGTAACAGACGCCCAGGCTTTGATTGAGCAGGCTCACAAACGCTTTGGACGCATTGACGCTCTGGTCAACAATGCCGGTATTACCCGTGATGGCTTGTTGATGCGCATGAGCGATGAGGACTGGGCCAAGGTCATCGATACCAACCTGGCGGGGGCCTTTTATACCTGCCGGGCCGCTTCTCGCATTATGTTGAAGCAACGCGCAGGGGCCATTGTGAACATTTCCAGCGTGGTGGGCGTGTTCGGAAACGCCGGTCAGGCCAACTATGCCGCCAGTAAGGCCGGATTGATTGGCTTTACCAAGTCTCTGGCCAAGGAGTTTGGGAGTCGTGGGGTGACCGCCAACGTGCTGGCGCCGGGTTTTATTGAGACCGACATGACGGAAAGCGTTCCCAAAGAGCAATTGTTGCAGCATATTCCACTGGGTCGACTGGGCGCGCCGGAAGATATTGCCAAGGCTGTTCTCTTTTTGATAACATCTGGGGATTATATAACCGGCCAAGTCATCCACGTGGATGGCGGTCTGGTTTTCTAA
- a CDS encoding acyl carrier protein: MGNATQTVFERVKKVIVEQLSVDEAEVTPEANFSQDLGADSLDTVELVMAFEEEFGTEIPDEEAEKIQTVQDAVSYIEKNQK, translated from the coding sequence ATGGGCAACGCCACTCAGACCGTTTTCGAGCGTGTTAAAAAAGTCATCGTTGAGCAATTGAGCGTTGATGAGGCTGAAGTCACCCCGGAAGCCAACTTTAGCCAGGACTTGGGTGCTGACTCTTTGGATACCGTTGAATTGGTAATGGCTTTTGAAGAAGAGTTCGGTACCGAAATTCCGGATGAAGAAGCCGAGAAAATCCAGACCGTTCAAGACGCTGTCAGCTATATCGAAAAAAATCAGAAGTAA
- the fabF gene encoding beta-ketoacyl-ACP synthase II: MANFGKRRVVVTGMGVVTPVGSTLETMWDNLVNGRSGIGENTLVPPEEMTCKIAGICTDFVPENYMDKKESRRMDRYTQFAVAAAKMAYEQSGLYEGAVDPNRFGVVVSSAAGGIGTIEVQMKNSLDRGFNKCSPFLVPMMICDIAGGWIAIEYNAKGPNQSVVTACATGANSIGDAFRMIQYGEADVIMAGGAEAPITSLSVAGFTTMRALSQRYDEPLLASRPFDKDRDGFVISEGAGVVVLEELEHAKARGATILGEIIGYGRTADANDIVAPCADGNGAARAMQLALQDAGLDAEKVDYINVHGTSTPLGDVAETLAVKRVFGEHAQQGLVLSSTKSMTGHMLGATGAVEAVISMMAISNKTVPPTINLDNPDEQCDLDYTPHKARKLDTLDVAMSNSFGFGGHNASLIFKGYSGN, encoded by the coding sequence ATGGCAAACTTTGGAAAGCGCCGTGTTGTGGTAACCGGTATGGGTGTTGTGACCCCGGTTGGCAGCACTCTGGAAACCATGTGGGATAATCTGGTCAATGGTCGCTCCGGGATTGGGGAAAACACCCTGGTTCCCCCGGAAGAGATGACCTGCAAAATTGCGGGTATTTGTACAGATTTTGTCCCCGAGAATTACATGGACAAAAAAGAATCCCGGCGTATGGATCGTTACACCCAGTTTGCCGTTGCCGCTGCCAAGATGGCCTACGAGCAGTCAGGGCTGTACGAAGGCGCTGTGGATCCCAACCGTTTTGGGGTCGTGGTCAGTAGTGCCGCGGGTGGAATCGGCACAATTGAAGTCCAGATGAAAAACTCGCTGGATCGGGGCTTCAACAAGTGCAGTCCGTTTCTGGTTCCCATGATGATCTGTGACATTGCCGGTGGCTGGATTGCCATTGAGTACAATGCCAAAGGGCCAAATCAGTCTGTGGTTACCGCCTGTGCCACTGGCGCAAACTCCATCGGTGATGCCTTCCGCATGATCCAGTATGGAGAAGCGGACGTGATTATGGCCGGTGGTGCGGAAGCCCCCATTACCTCCCTGTCCGTGGCCGGATTTACTACCATGCGGGCCTTGTCTCAGCGGTACGATGAGCCCTTGTTGGCCAGTCGCCCGTTTGACAAGGATCGTGATGGCTTTGTGATCTCTGAAGGCGCAGGCGTGGTGGTTCTGGAAGAACTGGAACACGCCAAGGCTCGGGGCGCGACTATTCTGGGTGAAATTATTGGTTACGGGCGAACCGCTGATGCCAATGATATCGTGGCTCCTTGTGCCGATGGAAACGGGGCCGCTCGTGCCATGCAGCTCGCTTTGCAGGACGCCGGGCTGGACGCTGAGAAAGTGGATTACATCAATGTTCACGGCACCAGCACACCTTTGGGTGATGTGGCTGAAACCCTGGCTGTAAAACGGGTATTCGGTGAGCATGCCCAGCAGGGTTTGGTCCTCAGTTCTACCAAGAGTATGACGGGCCACATGTTGGGTGCCACGGGCGCGGTGGAAGCGGTGATCTCCATGATGGCCATTTCCAACAAAACCGTACCGCCGACCATTAACCTGGATAACCCCGATGAGCAATGTGATCTGGATTACACCCCGCACAAGGCCCGTAAACTTGATACGCTGGACGTGGCCATGTCTAACTCCTTCGGATTTGGGGGGCACAATGCGTCCCTGATTTTCAAGGGATACTCCGGTAACTAG
- a CDS encoding class I SAM-dependent methyltransferase, producing the protein MTADFPGPLQFNSVSVGNFFDQVSQAYDDSIRKAIPPYLEMFDALLGYCFFATDKPLHILELGCGTGNLSILLKERFPQAQLTLVDLSADMLQQASDKLGGEGAQIRLVQSGFMDLSLEPGQFDMVISSVALHHLKDDEKPILYQRMFHWLKPGGLFRCADETLNVPLAIQDENMARWEVWARQNGAQDSDIALWTAHAEQYDHYAPLSEHFTWLTQSGFINVDCYWRKLMWTVFGCARPL; encoded by the coding sequence ATGACAGCGGATTTTCCAGGGCCATTGCAGTTTAATTCTGTTTCCGTAGGGAACTTTTTCGATCAAGTCAGTCAGGCTTATGACGATAGTATCCGCAAGGCCATCCCGCCCTACTTGGAGATGTTTGACGCCCTGTTGGGGTATTGTTTTTTTGCCACGGATAAGCCGCTTCACATTCTGGAATTGGGCTGTGGCACCGGAAATTTATCGATCTTGCTGAAGGAGCGCTTTCCGCAGGCGCAGTTGACCCTGGTGGATTTGTCGGCGGACATGTTGCAGCAGGCTTCGGACAAACTGGGTGGGGAGGGCGCACAAATCCGCCTGGTGCAAAGTGGTTTTATGGACTTGTCCCTGGAGCCGGGGCAGTTTGACATGGTCATTTCCAGTGTGGCCTTGCACCACTTGAAGGACGACGAAAAGCCGATTCTGTACCAGCGCATGTTTCACTGGCTGAAACCGGGCGGTCTGTTTCGTTGCGCCGATGAAACCCTGAACGTGCCGCTGGCCATTCAGGATGAAAATATGGCCCGTTGGGAGGTTTGGGCTCGCCAAAATGGGGCTCAGGACAGTGATATTGCCCTGTGGACCGCGCATGCCGAGCAATATGACCACTATGCGCCGTTGAGTGAGCATTTTACCTGGCTGACCCAGAGTGGATTCATCAATGTGGATTGCTATTGGCGCAAGTTGATGTGGACTGTGTTTGGCTGCGCTAGGCCTCTATAG
- a CDS encoding MlaE family ABC transporter permease yields MSDTPWIPKPILQFLAEAGELFLNLKDSARFLLQGQTDWQKTLVQTAMVGFDSLGMSVLICVITGSVLALQTASKFAQTGTDFYVGGLVALAVVRELGPIFTCLSVGARAGTAIAAEIANMKVTNQVDALRVMRVNPIRYLFLPRLLACMIALPMLTIVGEVAAILGGMQVAYWVSDLHYHMYLESVWLFVKPYDIRVSLLKSLIFGIILAAISCTVGLNAKGGAREVGLSTTKAVVWIAITIIVADFFLTWIFFGTSYNG; encoded by the coding sequence ATGAGCGATACGCCCTGGATTCCCAAGCCCATTCTTCAGTTTTTGGCCGAAGCTGGCGAGCTGTTTTTAAACCTGAAAGACAGCGCCCGTTTTTTGCTGCAAGGACAAACGGACTGGCAAAAAACGCTGGTGCAAACGGCCATGGTGGGTTTTGACTCCCTGGGGATGAGCGTACTGATTTGCGTGATCACCGGCTCCGTGCTGGCCCTGCAAACGGCCTCCAAGTTCGCCCAGACCGGCACCGATTTTTATGTGGGCGGGCTGGTGGCCCTGGCCGTGGTTCGGGAGTTGGGCCCCATTTTCACCTGCCTGTCGGTGGGCGCACGAGCGGGGACGGCCATCGCCGCGGAAATCGCCAATATGAAAGTCACCAACCAGGTGGACGCCCTGCGGGTCATGCGGGTCAATCCCATACGCTACCTGTTTTTACCCCGGCTCCTGGCCTGCATGATTGCCCTGCCCATGCTGACCATTGTCGGCGAGGTGGCTGCCATTCTGGGGGGAATGCAAGTCGCCTACTGGGTCTCGGATCTGCACTATCATATGTATCTGGAATCGGTATGGTTATTTGTAAAACCCTACGACATCCGGGTCAGTTTACTCAAATCCCTTATCTTTGGGATCATTCTGGCAGCCATTAGTTGCACGGTGGGCCTGAACGCCAAGGGCGGGGCCCGGGAAGTAGGGCTATCCACCACCAAGGCCGTGGTCTGGATCGCCATTACCATCATTGTGGCCGACTTTTTCCTGACCTGGATTTTCTTTGGCACCTCTTACAATGGATGA
- a CDS encoding branched-chain amino acid transaminase, producing the protein MTNELKSSAAGAVSPISEQKLEYAYFHGKLVPFQDATLDLRNPAFLYGISLFEGIRGYWVPEKRQISVFRMKEHYERLLKNSKVFYMTPELGLDELCQLTLDLIRKNQHDSDIYIRPTLYKSGESITPSLEYTSTEFCLWTKPMGEYLDLEKGLSVCVSNWRRIPDNSIPARAKAGGAYMNTALAVTDARKMGYDDAIFLTGDGTVSEGSAMNLFLIRDGKLLTPSKTEDILEGVTRHTIMTLAKQELGLETEERTIDRTELYHADEAFFCGTGAQVAAIGHIDNRPVGSGKPGPITRQIQDLYFKVVKNQLPQYSHWCTIVDA; encoded by the coding sequence GTGACGAACGAATTGAAATCCAGCGCCGCCGGGGCAGTAAGCCCAATCAGCGAACAAAAACTGGAGTACGCTTATTTTCACGGAAAACTGGTTCCGTTTCAAGACGCCACACTGGATCTGCGTAATCCGGCTTTCCTGTACGGCATTTCCCTGTTTGAGGGCATTCGTGGCTACTGGGTGCCAGAAAAACGCCAGATTTCCGTTTTTCGTATGAAAGAGCATTACGAGCGCCTGCTGAAAAATAGCAAGGTGTTCTACATGACCCCCGAACTGGGTCTGGACGAACTGTGCCAGCTGACGCTGGATCTGATCCGCAAAAACCAGCATGACAGCGATATTTACATTCGCCCTACCTTGTACAAAAGCGGGGAAAGCATCACCCCCAGTCTGGAGTACACCAGCACCGAATTTTGCCTGTGGACCAAGCCCATGGGCGAGTATCTTGATTTGGAAAAGGGCCTGAGCGTCTGCGTTTCCAACTGGCGACGCATCCCGGATAACAGCATTCCGGCCCGGGCCAAAGCGGGTGGGGCCTACATGAACACGGCGCTGGCGGTCACGGATGCCCGCAAAATGGGCTACGATGACGCCATTTTTCTGACCGGGGACGGCACAGTGTCCGAGGGGAGCGCCATGAACCTGTTCCTGATTCGGGATGGCAAGCTGCTGACCCCCAGCAAGACCGAGGACATTCTGGAAGGGGTCACCCGCCACACCATTATGACTCTGGCCAAGCAGGAACTGGGGCTGGAAACCGAAGAGCGCACCATTGACCGCACAGAACTCTACCATGCCGATGAAGCCTTCTTCTGTGGCACCGGGGCGCAGGTGGCGGCCATTGGGCATATCGATAATCGTCCGGTGGGCAGCGGCAAGCCCGGCCCCATCACCCGACAGATTCAGGATCTGTACTTTAAAGTGGTCAAAAACCAACTGCCCCAGTACAGCCATTGGTGTACGATTGTAGACGCCTAA
- the gpmI gene encoding 2,3-bisphosphoglycerate-independent phosphoglycerate mutase gives MKKTVALLILDGWGIREEVPGNAIKLAEPSYYDGLLAKYPNIALDASGEAVGLPDGQMGNSEVGHLNMGAGRVVYQEITRINKSIRDGDFFTNPVFLSAVNHVKHSGGALHLMGLVSDGGVHSSLNQLMALLDFCKQQSVETVKVHAFLDGRDVSPQSAEKYLQEVEAKLLSLDFPQIATISGRYFAMDRDNRWERTQKAYENLVSATGRKHPFSVDSLLWSYRQERFDEFVEPAVCDFTYEGMNDGDAILFFNFRPDRARQLTRAFTQPDFTGFDRAKTLQNLYFGCMTLYDETFHLPVAYPKQKLDKILAEVLSERGLTQFRTAETEKYAHVTFFFNGGFEKPYPGEDRHMVPSPQVATYDLQPEMNVSIVADVVCDALASGKYDFLVVNFANPDMVGHTGILPAAEEAVKAIDHAIQRVAEAVLKQDGVLLLTADHGNCEMMVDENGGPHTAHTTNLVPLILISNRPELDLDRSRQYSLSDISPTILSLMNIPQPPEMTAPSILKVHATSVSETGR, from the coding sequence ATGAAAAAAACCGTTGCGCTTCTGATTTTAGACGGCTGGGGCATCCGAGAGGAAGTTCCTGGCAACGCCATTAAGCTTGCCGAACCTTCTTATTACGATGGCCTGTTGGCCAAGTACCCCAACATTGCCCTGGATGCTTCTGGGGAGGCCGTGGGCCTGCCGGACGGGCAAATGGGCAATTCCGAGGTCGGTCACCTGAACATGGGCGCCGGGCGGGTGGTGTATCAGGAAATCACCCGCATTAACAAATCCATCCGGGATGGCGATTTTTTTACTAATCCGGTTTTTTTGTCCGCGGTGAATCACGTCAAACACAGCGGCGGTGCCTTGCACCTGATGGGTCTGGTTAGCGATGGCGGGGTGCATAGCTCGCTAAATCAATTGATGGCTTTGCTGGATTTCTGTAAACAGCAATCTGTAGAAACTGTGAAGGTTCATGCCTTTCTGGATGGCCGGGATGTGTCTCCCCAAAGTGCCGAAAAATACTTGCAGGAAGTGGAAGCTAAGCTGCTGTCACTCGATTTTCCGCAAATTGCCACCATTAGTGGCCGCTACTTCGCCATGGATCGGGACAATCGCTGGGAGCGCACCCAAAAAGCCTATGAGAATCTGGTGTCCGCCACTGGTCGTAAGCACCCCTTCAGTGTGGATTCCCTGCTGTGGAGTTACCGTCAGGAGCGGTTCGATGAGTTTGTAGAGCCTGCCGTTTGTGACTTTACCTATGAGGGCATGAACGATGGCGATGCCATCCTGTTTTTCAACTTCCGTCCTGATCGGGCCCGGCAGTTGACCCGGGCATTCACCCAGCCTGATTTTACGGGCTTTGATCGCGCCAAAACGCTGCAAAATCTCTACTTTGGCTGTATGACCCTCTATGATGAAACCTTTCATCTGCCGGTGGCCTACCCCAAGCAAAAGCTGGATAAAATTCTGGCGGAAGTTCTCAGCGAGCGGGGACTGACCCAGTTCCGCACCGCCGAAACCGAAAAATACGCCCACGTCACCTTCTTTTTTAATGGTGGCTTTGAAAAGCCCTATCCCGGCGAAGATCGCCACATGGTGCCTTCACCGCAAGTGGCCACTTACGACTTGCAGCCGGAAATGAATGTGTCCATCGTGGCCGACGTAGTGTGCGATGCCTTGGCCAGCGGGAAGTATGACTTTTTGGTGGTCAATTTCGCCAACCCGGATATGGTGGGCCACACGGGTATTTTACCCGCGGCGGAAGAGGCGGTGAAGGCCATTGATCACGCCATTCAGCGGGTGGCCGAAGCCGTGTTGAAGCAGGACGGCGTGTTGCTGCTGACAGCGGATCACGGCAACTGTGAAATGATGGTGGATGAAAATGGCGGTCCGCACACGGCCCACACCACCAATTTGGTGCCGCTGATTCTCATTTCCAACCGCCCGGAACTGGATCTGGATCGCAGTCGCCAATATAGTTTAAGCGATATTTCCCCCACCATTCTCAGTTTGATGAATATTCCCCAACCGCCGGAAATGACCGCCCCTTCCATCCTGAAGGTGCATGCCACTTCGGTTTCTGAAACGGGTCGCTGA
- a CDS encoding ComEC/Rec2 family competence protein, giving the protein MAPTVESPLPPHAVPLNPSAPEAPQNLTQALKPAPTPSEKKGPKKLLATYEGFLVPALILFLAGNALAYALPNLAFARLEIGLSLCVAFLGIASYAIGQTGQGWAVKLNLWLIALVAGSLHFQYRQFTPSAQDVSRLAPLQRVEVMGTLLSQTGPHRGVLEVSALNGQKTSGRIQVSWPADERGEAVAAGTRLLISGTLTLPYESHIPGAFNQADYLRNHHITAILKKPLRVIAFETRNEPPFVLQRITDHFKDSIAQAFTQQLPSPQAEILGGLVLGDKAIPVDKAVKQAFIQTGLVHLLAASGMNVGIIAGAVLWLMSLLKVPYRVRIGVAMGAVAFYSLLTGLPPSIQRASAMLEIALALKLLNRELSPVFLLCVASTLLVGLNPDCIGSIGFQFSVLTTFGLLSMVPPLQEAIGYYITRWLAGIILVPLVAQLWVWPLSVAYFNQFPIHTIPLNIAALVMVTPLTVLGFTAGVLNLIAPALGGLLSWVALPFLNGLLSLAQWGQAQSWAQWMLASPAPWQILGLYLSLFGLIWLIHQAPQWPKRIKALAILLPLCVLLTGSWAQSQQINQQTRLALLPLSYRTEAVLIQPAHSHANVLIAPESLGYFEARALSDYFRHHQITQLDALVLLPQPDSDASSGSNSWKTALKQTRIDRLIAASGANIPPKVNARQYDDFPRGGGVLQVKQWQLQGLLNQPGQQLHLLENQRCLLTIQSELNATSPHACGLRLITQRSGTRLLGPVPLQSERFYQLAYEGNTLKLY; this is encoded by the coding sequence ATGGCCCCCACCGTTGAATCCCCCCTACCGCCCCATGCGGTCCCGTTGAACCCGTCCGCCCCCGAGGCTCCCCAGAACCTGACCCAAGCGCTGAAACCAGCCCCTACTCCCAGCGAAAAAAAAGGGCCTAAAAAGCTGCTGGCCACCTATGAAGGGTTTCTGGTGCCCGCCCTGATTCTCTTTTTGGCGGGCAACGCCCTGGCCTATGCCTTACCCAATCTGGCCTTTGCCCGCCTGGAAATTGGACTTTCCCTGTGTGTGGCTTTTTTGGGCATTGCCAGTTACGCCATCGGCCAAACCGGACAAGGCTGGGCCGTTAAGCTCAATTTGTGGCTGATTGCGCTGGTGGCAGGCAGTTTACACTTCCAGTACCGGCAATTTACCCCCTCAGCGCAGGATGTTTCCCGGTTGGCACCCTTGCAGCGGGTCGAGGTGATGGGCACCCTGCTGTCTCAAACCGGACCACACCGAGGCGTTTTGGAAGTTTCCGCCCTGAACGGCCAAAAAACCAGTGGCCGCATTCAGGTCAGCTGGCCCGCCGATGAACGGGGCGAAGCGGTGGCGGCGGGAACCCGGCTCCTCATTAGTGGAACACTGACCCTCCCCTATGAAAGCCACATCCCCGGGGCCTTTAATCAGGCGGATTACTTGCGAAACCACCACATTACCGCCATTCTCAAAAAACCCTTGCGGGTGATCGCCTTTGAAACCCGCAATGAGCCTCCATTTGTGCTGCAACGGATCACCGATCACTTCAAGGACAGCATCGCCCAGGCCTTTACCCAACAACTGCCATCCCCTCAAGCCGAAATTTTAGGCGGACTGGTGCTGGGTGACAAGGCCATCCCCGTGGATAAAGCCGTCAAGCAGGCCTTTATTCAGACCGGGCTGGTGCATTTGCTGGCCGCCTCCGGGATGAACGTGGGCATCATCGCCGGGGCGGTGTTATGGCTGATGAGCTTACTGAAGGTGCCTTATCGAGTACGCATTGGGGTGGCCATGGGGGCAGTGGCGTTTTACAGCCTGCTCACCGGGCTGCCACCTTCCATCCAGCGGGCTTCGGCCATGCTGGAAATCGCCCTGGCCCTCAAATTGCTCAATAGGGAGTTAAGCCCCGTGTTTCTGCTCTGCGTGGCCAGCACCCTGCTGGTGGGACTGAACCCCGATTGCATTGGCAGCATTGGCTTTCAGTTCTCGGTACTCACCACCTTCGGCCTGCTGAGCATGGTGCCCCCGCTGCAGGAGGCCATCGGCTACTACATCACCCGCTGGCTGGCCGGAATTATTCTGGTGCCACTGGTGGCCCAATTGTGGGTGTGGCCGCTGTCGGTGGCCTATTTCAACCAGTTTCCCATTCATACCATCCCCCTCAACATTGCCGCGCTGGTGATGGTTACGCCACTGACCGTGCTGGGCTTTACCGCAGGCGTGCTGAATCTGATCGCACCTGCGCTCGGAGGCCTGCTGAGCTGGGTGGCCTTGCCCTTTCTGAACGGTTTGTTAAGCCTGGCCCAATGGGGGCAAGCGCAAAGCTGGGCCCAGTGGATGCTGGCCTCTCCGGCCCCGTGGCAGATTTTAGGCCTGTACCTGTCACTCTTTGGGCTGATTTGGCTGATTCATCAGGCTCCGCAGTGGCCCAAGCGGATCAAGGCGCTGGCCATCCTGCTTCCCCTATGCGTCCTTCTAACAGGCAGCTGGGCGCAAAGCCAGCAGATCAATCAGCAAACCCGGCTGGCCCTGCTGCCCTTGTCCTACCGCACCGAGGCCGTTTTGATTCAACCGGCCCATAGTCACGCCAACGTTTTAATCGCCCCAGAGAGCCTGGGGTACTTTGAGGCCCGTGCCTTGAGCGATTACTTTCGGCACCATCAAATCACCCAGCTGGACGCTTTAGTATTGTTACCCCAACCAGACAGCGACGCCTCCTCCGGCAGTAATAGCTGGAAAACCGCCCTCAAACAGACTCGCATCGATCGGCTCATCGCCGCTAGCGGTGCAAACATCCCCCCGAAGGTAAACGCCCGGCAATATGATGACTTTCCTCGCGGCGGGGGCGTTTTGCAAGTGAAGCAGTGGCAACTGCAAGGCCTCCTGAACCAACCCGGGCAGCAACTACACCTACTGGAGAATCAGCGTTGTTTACTGACCATTCAGAGTGAGCTGAACGCAACCAGCCCCCATGCCTGTGGCCTCCGGCTCATCACACAACGCAGCGGGACTCGCCTGCTAGGCCCTGTTCCCCTGCAGTCAGAACGGTTTTACCAACTGGCGTATGAGGGCAACACCCTCAAACTCTACTAA